From the Phreatobacter oligotrophus genome, the window TCGATTTCCATCGACGACGAGGGCACGGCCTCGCACCGCACGGTGCTGATCGAGAACGGGCGCCTCGTCGGCTACATGCAGGACCGGCAGAACGCCCGGCTCATGGGTGTGGCCGCCACCGGCAACGGCCGGCGCGAAAGCTATGCCCACGTGCCCATGCCGCGCATGACCAACACCTATATGCTGTCGGGGAGCCATACGCGGGACGAGATCATCGCCAGCGTGACAAACGGCCTCTACGCCGTCAGCTTCGGCGGCGGTCAGGTCGACATCACCTCGGGCAAGTATGTGTTCGAGTGCACCGAGGCCTACCGGATCGAGAACGGCAAGGTCGGCGCGCCGGTGAAGGGCGCCATGCTGATCGGCTCGGGGCCGGCCGACATGAAGCGCGTCACCATGGTCGGCAACGACATGAGCCTCGACACCGGCATCGGTACCTGCGGCAAGGCGGGCCAGTGGGTCCCGGTCGGTGTCGGCCAGCCGACGCTCAAGATGGAGCGGATCACCGTCGGCGGCACCGGCTGATGGACTGCGAGGGGTAGGCATTCCGCATCGCCCCGCCTTAAGCTGCCGCAATAGCCGCTCCCCGACGCAGGTCCGCTCCCGATGGCCGACGCCCATTCCCCCGCCGCCTTCGTGGTCCCTGCCGTGACGCTGCTGGCGGCGGCGGTGGTGGCGGTGCCGCTGTTCCGCAAGGCGCGACTCGGCTCGATCCTCGGCTATCTCGCCGCCGGCCTCGTCATCGGCCCCTTCGGCCTGCGCCTCATCTCGGACCCTTCGGCGATCCTGCACATCGCCGAACTCGGCGTCGTCATGTTCCTGTTCATCGTGGGCCTCGAGATGCGGCCGGCGCGGCTCTGGAGCCTGAGGAAGCAGATCTTCGGGCTCGGGCTGCTGCAGGTCGGCGTCTGCGCCGGGCTTCTGACCCTGGTCGGCATGGCCGGAGGCTTCCCGCCGGCCGTGTCCTTCGTCGCCGGGGCCGGCTTCGTCCTCACCTCCACCGCCATCGTCATGCAGACGCTGGAGGAGCGTGGCGAGATCAACACGCCGCCCGGACAGAAGATGGTCTCCATCCTGCTGCTCGAAGACCTCGCCATCGTGCCTCTGCTGGCGCTCGTCGCCTTCCTCGCCCCCGCGGTCACCGGCGTCGCCGACGGCAACCTCGCCTCGCGGCTGACCGCGGTCGCTATCGGCATCGGCTCCATCGCCGCGCTGATCGTCGCCGGGCGCTACCTGCTGAACCCGCTGTTCCGCTTCCTCGCCGCGCAGGGGGCGCGCGAGGTGATGACGGCGGCGGCCCTGCTGGTGGTGCTCGGATCGGCGCTGGCGCTGCAATCGGGCGGCCTTTCCATGGCGCTCGGCGCCTTCCTCGCGGGCGTGCTGCTGTCCGAATCGACCTTCCGCCACCAGCTCGAGGCGGATGTGGAGCCGTTCCGCGGCATCCTGCTCGGCCTGTTCTTCATGGCGGTCGGCATGTCGCTCGACCTGTCGGTGGTGGCGGCCGAGTGGCGGCTCGTCGCGACCTATGTCGTCGCCTACATGGTTGCCAAGGCCATCGGCATCTATGCCGTCGCCCGCCTCACCCGCTCGAACCATGGCGAGGCCATCGAGCGCACCGTGATGATGGCGCAGGGCGGCGAATTCGCCTTCGTGCTCTATGCCGCCGCGACCAGCGCCGGGCTCATCGACGGCCGCGCGAATGCGACGCTCACCGCCATCGTCATCATCTCGATGGTGCTGACCCCGCTGGCGCTGATGGGGCTGAAATATCTCATGCCGAAGGACGAGAGCCCCTCGCTCGATGGCATCGACGTGGCGGACGGCCTCACCGGCGAAGTTCTGATGATCGGCTTCGGCCGCTTCGGCCAGGTGGTCTCCCAGTGCCTGTTGGCGGAGAAGGCCGAGGTCTCGATCATCGACAACGACGTGGAGATGATCCAGGCCGCCGCGACCTTCGGCTTCCGCATCTATTACGGCGACGGCACGCGGCTCGACGTGCTGCACGCGGCGGGCGCCGGCAAGGCGCGGCTCATCTGCGTCTGCGTCGACAAGCGGGAGGCGGCCGACAAGATCGTCGAGCTGGTCAAGGCCGAGTTCCCGCTCGCCAAGCTCTTCGTGCGCTCCTTCGACCGCGGACACACGATCCACCTGCGCAACGAGGGTGTCGACTACGAGATCCGCGAGGTCTTCGAGAGCGCCCTCGTCTTCGGGCAGGAGGCGCTGGCCATCCTCGGCGTCGACCAGGATGCGGCGGCCGAAATCGCGGCCGACCTGCGCAAGCGCGATGCGGCGCGGCTCGAAATGCAGATTCACGAGGGGATCCAGGCCGGCATGCATCTCATGCACCAGCAGAAGCCGACCCCGACGCCGCTCACCGAGCCGAAGCGCAAGGCCAAGCCCCTCAACCCCGAGGCCGAAGACGTGCTCAGCGACGAGACGAGGTTCTCGGGATGAGTGCCGCAACCCCCGCGCGGGTGCCCGGAGCCTTCACGCAGGGCTCGACCATGCGCCACGTCATCGTCATGACGCTGACCGGCTCGGTCGGCCTGATGGCGATTTTCGTCGTCGACCTGCTCAACCTCTTCTACATCGCCCAGCTCGGCGAGCAGGAGCTGGCGGCCGCCATCGGCTATGCCGGCACCGTGCTGTTCTTCCTGACCTCCTTCGGCATCGGCTTCTCCATCGCCGGGACAGCCCTCGTCTCCCGCGCGCTCGGGGCCGGCGACCGGCACAAGGCGCGGCGGCTCGCAACCTCCAGCCTGGTGCTGATGGCGCTGGTGATGATCGTGCTGTCGGTGGCGATGCTGCCGGTGTCGGGCCAGATCCTCTCCGCGCTCGGCGCCAGCGGGCGCACCCACGCCATCGCCGACCGCTTCCTCTGGATGGTCGTGCCGGCAACCGTCTTCCTCGGCCTCGGCATGATGTATTCCGGCATCCTGCGGGCGGTCGGCGATGCGCGGCGCGCCATGTGGGTGACGCTGGTGGGCGGGCTCGTCACGGCCGGGCTCGACCCGTTCTTCATCTTCGGCTTCGGGATGGGCGTCGATGGCGCAGCCGTCGCCTCCATCATCTCGCGCATCGCCATGGCGGTGGTCGGCTGGCGCGGCGTGACGGTGGTGCACCAGCTCACCGCCAAGCCGCACCTCAAGGCCATTGTCGAGGACGTCCGTCCGCTTGCCGCCATCGCCGTGCCGGCCGTTCTGACGAATGTCGCGACGCCGGTCGGCAACGGCATCGTCACCGCCATGATCGCCCGCTACGGCGACGGGGCGGTCGCCGGCTGGGCGGTGCTCGGACGGCTCGTGCCGGTGGCCTTCGGCGCCTTCTTCGCCCTGTCGGGCTCGGTCGGGCCGATCATGGGGCAGAATGTCGGCGCGCGCCGCTATGACCGGGTCAGGCAGGTGCTGGTCGACAGCCTCGTCTTCATGAGCCTCTACGGCATCGCCGTCTGGCTGGTCCTTCTCCTGCTCTCCGACCAGGTGGTGCGCCTGTTCGATGCCAGCGGCGCGGCGGCTGCCGTCATCGCCTTCTTTTGCGCCTACGCCTCGCTGGCCTGGGCCTTCAACGGCGCCGTCTTCGTCGGCAATGCCGCCTTCAACAATCTCGGCTTTCCCACCTATTCCACCGCGCTGAACTGGGCGCGGGCGACGGTCGGCACGGTGCCCTTCGCCATGGCGGGCGCCTGGATCGCCGGTCCGGCGCATGGCGCCGAGGGCATCATCGCCGGCCAGGCGGCCGGCGGCATCCTCTTCGGCATCCTGTCCATGGCCATCTGCTTCCGCGTCATCGCCCGCATGGCGGATCGCCCGCCGGCCGAGCCGCCGCAGCCGGCCCCGCCGCCTGCCGCGCAATCCCCCTTCACCTCCGGCAAGGGCGCGACCGCCGGCCCGTGACGGCGCCGGGAGGGCGTGGTTAGATGCCAGACGCAGGCGGGAATCGCCGCGTCAGGGGAGCGTCACGACCATGTTCAACCTCGCCGAGATCCTCGCCCAGGCGCAGAAGCAGCAGGGCTTCGACCAGATGGCCGCGCAGTTCGGCATGGGCGCGCAGCAGATGAAGACGGCGATGGACGCGCTGCTGCCCGCCTTCTCCCTCGGCCTCAACCGCGCGACGCAGTCGCCGATGGACATGGCGCAGCTCTTCGGCCTCTTCGCCAGCGGCACCAATTACGCGCAGATGTTCGAGCAGCCGATGGCGGCGGGCCAGGCGATGATGACGGCGGGCCAGCAGGCGCTCGGCCGCATTTTCGGCCCCGAACTCTCCCAGGCCATCGCCCAGCAGACGGCTGTCGCCACCGGCTTCCAGCAGGAGGCGATGAAGCAGGTCATGCCGGTCATGGCCTCCATGCTCATGGGCGGCCTGATGAAGGGCGCCATGGCCGGCCAGAACCCGCTCGGCGAGATGATCACCGCCATGGTGGCCAAGATGATGCCGCCGCAATCGACCGCCGCGGCCGATCCGGTCGGGGGCATGATGGGGATGTTCGGCAACTTCTTCCCCCAGGCGGGCAAGACCGCCGGCGCCATGCCGCCCATTCCCGGGCTCGAGCAGATGATGGAGCTCGGCCGCCAGATGCAGGCGGCCAATCCCCTGCTCGCCGCCGCCATGGCCCCGCCGCAGCCGGCGGCCGGCGAGGCGACCGGCCCGCGCAGCCTCGGCCAGCAGGCGGCCGACACCTGGACGGCGACGATGGGGCGGATGTTCGAGGCCGGGCGCGAGGTGCAGGACCAGCAGCTCGCCCAGCTCGAGGGCCTCTTCGCCCAGTTCGGCAAGGCGCCCAGGGCCGACCAGGCCTGACGCCCGGCGCCACATGAACGAAGTTTAACTAGGGGTCCGCGGCGCGCGATCCTAGATTCTCCTCAAGCGGATCGGGGGGCCGACCCACGAGGAGACTTCTCCATGAAGACCAGGATCATCGCCGCAGGCGTTGCCGCCAGCATGGCGCTCGCCGCCGCCGCCCTTGCCCAGCCGGCCCCCGGGCCGCGCGGTCCGGGTGGCCCTCCCGGCCCCGATGCGGCCGGCCCCGGCCCGGATGGTCCGCGTGGCCCCGGCTGGCGCCGCATGATGAACCCGGAGGACCGCGCCGCCATGACGGATGCGCGGATCGCCGGCCTCAAGGCCATGCTGCGCCTCACCCCCGATCAGGAGCGCCACTGGCCTGCGCTTGAAACCGCGCTGCGCGAGGCGGCCAGCCAGCGCGATGCCCGCATGACAGAGCGGATGCAGCGCTGGCGCGAGATGCGGGAGAACCGCGACGCGGCGCGCCCGGACCCGGTGCAACGCCTGCGCACCGCCGCCGACCGCATGGCCGCCAACGCCGCGACCATGCGCAAGCTCGCCGATGCGGCGGGCCCGCTCTACGCCTCCCTCGACGAGGCCCAGAAGCGCCGGATCGACCGCGTCATGGAACGCGGCGGCCGGATGGGCTGGGGCCCGGGCATGGGCATGGGCGGCGGCTGGGGCGGCCACGGTGGCCATGGTGGTCGCGGCGAAGGCCGTGGCGGCGAGGGCGGCCGCCTCTGACCTCTGGTGTCATCGCTTTTTCACGGGCCCGCCATGCGCGGGCCCGTTCCTTTTCGGGACGCAATGAAAGGTTCCGGCAAGGGAGTTGAAACCCGGCGTTTACCCTGTTCGCCCACAGTGTGGCCTCCATACCGGTCCGTGTGAGGGGTCGCCCGGCCATGATGCCTTTCGAGGGCCCAGAAGAGCCCGCGCCTCCGCGTCGCGTTCTCGTGATTGAGTCGGAACCTGCTGCCCGTCGCACTGCCTGCAAGGCGCTCGCGACGATCGCGGCCTGTCACGAGGCGGCGAGCCTCGACGAGGGCCTCGCCGCGCTCGACCATCGCGACCCGGACCTCCTCGTCCTCGGCCTCGACAGCGCCGGCGGCACGCCGGAGGAGGCGATCGATCTCATCCGCTTCACCGGCTACGAGGGCCCGATCCTCGCCACCAGCGCCCGGCTGTCGCTCGGCCTTGCCGTCGAGACCATGCGGGCAGGGGCGAGCGACGTCGCCGCCGTGCCGCTGTCTCCGGCCGAATGGACCCGCCGGGCGACGCGGCTGATGGCCGAGGAGTGGCCGGCGCTGAAGCCAGTGGCGCAAGAGGCGCGCAGCCTCACCGATTTCGAGGGCTTCATCGGCTCCTCGCCTGCCATGCGCGAGCTCTATGAGCAGATCCGTCGCGTCGCCCCGTCGAGAGCGCCGGTCTTCGTCACCGGCGAGAGCGGCACGGGCAAGGAGGTCACCGCACAGGCGATCCACGGGCGATCCGGCCGGACACGCGACCGTTTC encodes:
- a CDS encoding MATE family efflux transporter — encoded protein: MSAATPARVPGAFTQGSTMRHVIVMTLTGSVGLMAIFVVDLLNLFYIAQLGEQELAAAIGYAGTVLFFLTSFGIGFSIAGTALVSRALGAGDRHKARRLATSSLVLMALVMIVLSVAMLPVSGQILSALGASGRTHAIADRFLWMVVPATVFLGLGMMYSGILRAVGDARRAMWVTLVGGLVTAGLDPFFIFGFGMGVDGAAVASIISRIAMAVVGWRGVTVVHQLTAKPHLKAIVEDVRPLAAIAVPAVLTNVATPVGNGIVTAMIARYGDGAVAGWAVLGRLVPVAFGAFFALSGSVGPIMGQNVGARRYDRVRQVLVDSLVFMSLYGIAVWLVLLLLSDQVVRLFDASGAAAAVIAFFCAYASLAWAFNGAVFVGNAAFNNLGFPTYSTALNWARATVGTVPFAMAGAWIAGPAHGAEGIIAGQAAGGILFGILSMAICFRVIARMADRPPAEPPQPAPPPAAQSPFTSGKGATAGP
- a CDS encoding DUF937 domain-containing protein, translated to MFNLAEILAQAQKQQGFDQMAAQFGMGAQQMKTAMDALLPAFSLGLNRATQSPMDMAQLFGLFASGTNYAQMFEQPMAAGQAMMTAGQQALGRIFGPELSQAIAQQTAVATGFQQEAMKQVMPVMASMLMGGLMKGAMAGQNPLGEMITAMVAKMMPPQSTAAADPVGGMMGMFGNFFPQAGKTAGAMPPIPGLEQMMELGRQMQAANPLLAAAMAPPQPAAGEATGPRSLGQQAADTWTATMGRMFEAGREVQDQQLAQLEGLFAQFGKAPRADQA
- a CDS encoding monovalent cation:proton antiporter-2 (CPA2) family protein, giving the protein MADAHSPAAFVVPAVTLLAAAVVAVPLFRKARLGSILGYLAAGLVIGPFGLRLISDPSAILHIAELGVVMFLFIVGLEMRPARLWSLRKQIFGLGLLQVGVCAGLLTLVGMAGGFPPAVSFVAGAGFVLTSTAIVMQTLEERGEINTPPGQKMVSILLLEDLAIVPLLALVAFLAPAVTGVADGNLASRLTAVAIGIGSIAALIVAGRYLLNPLFRFLAAQGAREVMTAAALLVVLGSALALQSGGLSMALGAFLAGVLLSESTFRHQLEADVEPFRGILLGLFFMAVGMSLDLSVVAAEWRLVATYVVAYMVAKAIGIYAVARLTRSNHGEAIERTVMMAQGGEFAFVLYAAATSAGLIDGRANATLTAIVIISMVLTPLALMGLKYLMPKDESPSLDGIDVADGLTGEVLMIGFGRFGQVVSQCLLAEKAEVSIIDNDVEMIQAAATFGFRIYYGDGTRLDVLHAAGAGKARLICVCVDKREAADKIVELVKAEFPLAKLFVRSFDRGHTIHLRNEGVDYEIREVFESALVFGQEALAILGVDQDAAAEIAADLRKRDAARLEMQIHEGIQAGMHLMHQQKPTPTPLTEPKRKAKPLNPEAEDVLSDETRFSG
- a CDS encoding Spy/CpxP family protein refolding chaperone, which gives rise to MKTRIIAAGVAASMALAAAALAQPAPGPRGPGGPPGPDAAGPGPDGPRGPGWRRMMNPEDRAAMTDARIAGLKAMLRLTPDQERHWPALETALREAASQRDARMTERMQRWREMRENRDAARPDPVQRLRTAADRMAANAATMRKLADAAGPLYASLDEAQKRRIDRVMERGGRMGWGPGMGMGGGWGGHGGHGGRGEGRGGEGGRL